The following proteins come from a genomic window of Candidatus Krumholzibacteriia bacterium:
- a CDS encoding DUF1573 domain-containing protein: protein MKFLFCIPILAAFLSSPLLAEEGEGVPILVIPEAEFDLGEIPQSPRVSHVFRFENHGDAPLVIHEAKGTUGCTAAVASTEPVPPGGEGEITVTLNPEGRSGRTVKKIKIKSNDPKNPLLRATLISYIIPDFGFEKKTLSFGKMKQGEVHRKTAKLITYYPEEAKIREIKCSAPWLSARVLKELAPGKYEIEVTAGEEIPAGRANETLTVFGTLENPDRARLRITGMVSGDIEINPAQVTFKLESPEIDDLPPEEIVLRGSPKRPFQIIDFEDQEGRLELELEILEEGSVYRLKAWLAEDLPEGERWLQGTIQVQTDAVSQKEILIPYRVVLLGLTRGK from the coding sequence ATGAAGTTTCTGTTCTGCATTCCGATCCTGGCGGCCTTTCTTTCGAGTCCCCTCCTGGCCGAGGAGGGCGAAGGCGTACCGATCCTGGTGATCCCCGAAGCCGAGTTCGACTTGGGCGAGATTCCGCAAAGTCCGCGCGTAAGCCATGTCTTTCGCTTCGAGAACCACGGCGATGCGCCACTCGTGATCCACGAAGCGAAGGGAACCTGAGGTTGCACGGCTGCCGTCGCATCGACGGAGCCTGTTCCCCCGGGCGGGGAAGGCGAAATCACCGTGACCCTGAATCCGGAAGGCCGTTCCGGTAGAACCGTCAAGAAAATCAAGATCAAGTCCAATGACCCGAAGAACCCCTTGCTTCGGGCGACCCTGATTTCCTACATCATTCCCGATTTCGGTTTTGAAAAGAAAACCCTGAGCTTTGGCAAAATGAAGCAGGGAGAAGTCCACCGAAAGACCGCGAAGCTGATCACCTACTATCCCGAAGAGGCGAAGATTCGGGAGATCAAATGCTCCGCTCCCTGGCTGTCGGCGCGCGTTCTGAAAGAACTGGCGCCGGGGAAGTACGAAATCGAAGTTACGGCGGGTGAGGAGATTCCTGCCGGGCGAGCGAACGAGACGCTCACGGTTTTCGGAACCCTGGAAAACCCGGACCGGGCCCGGCTGCGAATCACTGGCATGGTAAGCGGAGACATTGAGATCAATCCCGCGCAGGTCACCTTCAAGCTGGAATCTCCCGAGATCGACGACCTTCCTCCCGAAGAGATCGTCCTGCGGGGAAGCCCCAAACGACCATTCCAGATCATCGACTTCGAGGATCAGGAGGGACGACTGGAGCTGGAACTGGAAATTCTGGAAGAGGGAAGCGTGTACCGCCTGAAAGCATGGCTGGCCGAGGACTTGCCCGAGGGTGAGCGCTGGCTGCAGGGCACGATCCAGGTCCAGACAGATGCAGTAAGCCAGAAGGAAATCCTGATTCCCTATCGGGTGGTTCTCTTGGGTCTCACTCGAGGTAAATAA
- a CDS encoding co-chaperone GroES — MNIKPLDDRVLLEVLEEEQTSSGGIIIPDTAKERPRIGRIVAVGTDEELQEVVKEGNQVLFAKYSGDEIKVADQEMLIVSRGDILAVVE; from the coding sequence ATGAATATCAAGCCTCTTGATGACAGAGTTTTGCTCGAGGTTCTCGAGGAAGAGCAGACCAGTAGCGGCGGGATCATCATCCCCGACACTGCGAAAGAGCGTCCCCGGATCGGCCGGATTGTGGCCGTCGGTACCGACGAAGAACTTCAGGAAGTGGTCAAGGAAGGGAACCAGGTTCTCTTCGCCAAGTACAGTGGCGACGAGATCAAGGTGGCCGACCAGGAGATGTTGATCGTCTCCCGTGGCGACATCCTGGCGGTGGTGGAGTAA
- a CDS encoding glutaredoxin domain-containing protein, whose product MESAKRVIIFSTPTCSFCRKAKSYLKEKGVRFKEIDVSRDLSAVWDMERRSGQRGVPVIMINNRPVVGFDTAKINRLLGLH is encoded by the coding sequence ATGGAATCAGCAAAAAGAGTGATTATCTTCAGCACTCCCACCTGCAGTTTCTGCAGGAAAGCGAAGTCTTATCTGAAGGAAAAAGGAGTTCGCTTCAAGGAAATAGATGTCTCCCGCGACCTGAGCGCAGTCTGGGACATGGAGAGACGGAGTGGCCAGCGGGGAGTCCCCGTAATCATGATCAACAATCGCCCCGTTGTGGGATTTGACACTGCCAAGATCAACCGGCTTTTAGGTCTTCACTAG
- a CDS encoding glycosyltransferase, with amino-acid sequence MPRPVVYFSPIPWRGLYQRPQHMCRFLAQDRQVLFVEPKTLSSSEAPDAIENLDFLTLPVFPFNAKNPLIRAMAFLAGSLPPLRFLLERVQARRLRRALKSRHLNLPVFLFGHPEMQGLRKHFPGTPHAYDHMDDVLQFGRVSTSLRRDFQEMIRDASFVVCTSEELEAQIRLAGGDPILRIGNGVEWERFAESWKLPEPLALTAIPVPRVIYTGSVAEWFDFDLLYETARLIPEMSFVIVGPLRPALEKRKKQAPENIHFQGAKPYLELPAWLGHSDLAIIPFQCIPLTRAVDPVKLHEYSAAGLAVVATPFSHEIQSGGVRTAKNAEEFAGAIKEVLKQARDPEALRRKARKKSWERLLEPLDRALDDF; translated from the coding sequence ATGCCGCGCCCCGTGGTTTACTTTTCGCCCATTCCCTGGAGAGGGCTTTACCAGCGCCCCCAGCACATGTGCCGCTTCCTGGCCCAGGACCGGCAGGTTCTGTTCGTGGAGCCGAAGACCCTGTCTTCTTCGGAAGCCCCGGATGCGATTGAGAATCTGGACTTTCTCACGCTCCCCGTCTTTCCCTTCAATGCCAAGAACCCCCTGATTCGTGCGATGGCCTTTCTGGCGGGAAGCCTCCCTCCCCTTCGCTTTCTCCTGGAAAGAGTCCAGGCTCGTCGTCTTCGGCGTGCCCTCAAGAGCCGGCACCTGAATCTGCCCGTCTTTCTTTTCGGGCACCCGGAAATGCAGGGACTTCGAAAGCACTTTCCGGGAACGCCCCATGCTTATGACCACATGGACGATGTTCTTCAGTTTGGAAGAGTGTCCACTTCCCTGCGGCGGGATTTCCAGGAGATGATTCGCGATGCCTCCTTTGTGGTTTGCACAAGCGAGGAACTGGAGGCACAGATCCGGCTCGCAGGTGGCGACCCGATTCTTCGCATCGGAAACGGTGTCGAGTGGGAGCGCTTTGCCGAGTCCTGGAAACTGCCAGAGCCTCTCGCCCTGACTGCAATTCCCGTGCCTCGCGTGATCTACACGGGAAGCGTGGCCGAGTGGTTTGACTTCGACCTGCTCTATGAAACGGCCAGGCTGATTCCCGAGATGTCCTTTGTGATCGTGGGTCCCCTTCGCCCCGCCCTGGAGAAGAGGAAAAAGCAGGCACCGGAGAACATTCACTTTCAGGGAGCCAAGCCCTACCTGGAACTACCGGCCTGGTTGGGCCACTCCGATCTTGCCATCATTCCTTTTCAGTGCATCCCGCTGACCCGGGCGGTGGATCCGGTGAAGCTTCATGAATACTCTGCGGCCGGGCTTGCTGTCGTTGCGACTCCCTTTTCCCATGAAATCCAGTCCGGGGGAGTTCGAACTGCGAAGAATGCCGAGGAGTTTGCCGGGGCAATTAAGGAGGTCCTGAAGCAGGCAAGAGACCCCGAGGCCCTGCGGAGGAAGGCCCGAAAGAAAAGCTGGGAAAGGCTTCTTGAACCCCTTGACCGTGCTTTGGACGATTTCTAG